One genomic window of Sphingobacterium oryzagri includes the following:
- the hemE gene encoding uroporphyrinogen decarboxylase: MMRQAGRFMPEYWEIKNKYSFLEMCKTPEIAADVTMLPVDLLGIDGAILFSDILVTAEAMGGDLSFEQGVGPRFSNPVRSQADADRLAVDCIDKLQYVADAIRVIQQRLNGSIPLIGFAGAPFTILSYLVEGGSSKDFKLTKLLLNNEPKLAHAILQKIADVTIQYLNMQIEAGVNAVQLFDSWALALSWNDYRDFSHYYNTYILANIKRSVPVISFCKGSSVFAPMMAEAKPDVISVDWNADLKNIKQALPAGIAVQGNLDPFVLYADKKVIKEKIIQLFERMRGEQGFIFNLGHGIMPDIPFDNVKYAIEVVKEFRY, from the coding sequence ATGATGCGTCAAGCCGGACGTTTTATGCCCGAATATTGGGAGATAAAAAACAAGTACAGCTTTTTAGAGATGTGCAAAACGCCGGAAATAGCGGCAGATGTCACCATGCTTCCGGTCGATTTATTGGGTATAGACGGTGCGATCTTGTTCTCGGATATCCTGGTCACGGCAGAAGCGATGGGCGGCGATCTTTCTTTCGAACAAGGCGTAGGGCCTCGCTTTAGTAATCCGGTAAGATCGCAAGCCGATGCGGATAGACTAGCTGTTGATTGTATCGATAAGTTGCAGTATGTGGCAGATGCTATTCGCGTTATTCAGCAACGTTTAAATGGAAGTATTCCGTTGATAGGTTTTGCTGGCGCGCCATTTACCATCTTAAGCTATTTGGTGGAAGGCGGCTCTTCTAAAGATTTTAAATTGACGAAGTTATTGTTAAATAACGAGCCAAAATTGGCGCATGCTATCTTGCAAAAAATTGCCGACGTAACGATACAGTATCTTAATATGCAGATTGAAGCGGGCGTAAATGCCGTTCAGCTATTTGATAGCTGGGCATTGGCTTTATCGTGGAACGATTATCGGGATTTCTCGCACTATTACAACACCTACATTTTAGCGAATATTAAGCGTTCGGTTCCGGTTATTTCTTTCTGCAAAGGCTCTTCGGTTTTTGCTCCGATGATGGCCGAAGCGAAGCCTGATGTTATTTCGGTCGATTGGAATGCTGATCTTAAAAACATCAAACAAGCATTGCCAGCGGGCATCGCCGTGCAAGGTAATCTGGATCCTTTTGTGCTGTATGCCGATAAAAAGGTGATCAAAGAAAAAATTATACAATTATTTGAACGAATGCGCGGTGAGCAAGGTTTTATATTTAACCTTGGACACGGCATCATGCCGGATATACCGTTTGATAACGTGAAGTACGCCATTGAGGTGGTAAAAGAATTCAGGTATTAA
- a CDS encoding acyltransferase family protein encodes MPRVDSNIRYDIVFLRCLAVVAVLCFHFKLPLFYDGYAGVDVFFVLSGFLMTQLVVENLTAGRFNLWHFYYRRLARILPALLCVLLFFLLLIYALLGVKLYDYSRFALSSSMFVSNIYYYQASGYFAPSSQLNFLLHTWSLSVEWQFYLLYPLIWLGFYRVLKYSTKFALALLYLLAAVSFCAMLYYVWRDQSFAFYMFPTRAWEMFAGGLAYFHGMRVRDRLNLRVRNGLGIVFLLVLMLALSGVIRMGARGWPSLWTLLPVVCTALLLTIAPLFRFFQTAIPMFVARISYTWYLWHWPIVVLCTYFALDQQLEQRLLFFLLSFFASCMAYFLIEKPFFFRRSSVMIAGLLLVGMLTFAGTQVSLKNMVPEGNLYSLAEFQRTYTLHDAPRQYNFNKGHLLANEPFEAFDKKQLSQFSDSGKHYLLLGDCHAGMYSLTLRKLAENHRVQLLQATADETFPVLGIRSAFDGPTALMNYMYTTYLPAHVHKIDKVIIAANYAGYSKKQLMSYFSQIKHFFDRYGVPVVYIGQTESYRIEFPVVAVLEKRFAIDRHKYLDPTRFYVNEFLKKSNIAPSYIDVYNLPTITAFDADASYFYDADHLSSFGTAQYADLLEKRIFLESN; translated from the coding sequence ATGCCGAGAGTCGACAGCAACATACGCTACGATATTGTTTTTTTACGCTGTCTAGCTGTTGTGGCCGTGTTGTGTTTTCATTTCAAGCTCCCTTTGTTTTACGATGGCTATGCAGGTGTCGATGTATTTTTCGTTTTGTCTGGTTTCTTAATGACGCAGCTCGTTGTCGAAAATTTGACAGCGGGTCGTTTTAATCTTTGGCATTTTTACTACCGTCGGCTCGCGCGTATCTTACCTGCCTTGCTTTGTGTGTTGCTGTTTTTTCTGCTGTTGATCTATGCTTTGCTCGGTGTCAAACTTTACGATTACAGTCGGTTTGCCTTATCTAGCAGCATGTTCGTTTCAAATATTTACTATTACCAGGCTTCCGGATATTTTGCACCATCGTCGCAACTCAATTTTTTGTTGCATACCTGGTCCCTATCCGTCGAATGGCAATTTTACCTACTCTACCCGTTAATTTGGCTCGGGTTTTACCGGGTTTTAAAATACAGCACAAAATTTGCGCTTGCGCTGCTTTACCTGCTTGCGGCCGTTTCTTTTTGTGCGATGCTCTACTATGTGTGGCGTGATCAGTCTTTCGCTTTTTACATGTTTCCCACACGCGCATGGGAAATGTTTGCAGGCGGATTGGCTTATTTTCACGGCATGCGCGTGAGAGATCGTTTAAATTTACGCGTAAGAAATGGACTTGGCATCGTGTTTTTGCTGGTTTTAATGCTGGCATTGAGCGGCGTGATCCGCATGGGAGCAAGAGGTTGGCCCTCGCTGTGGACTTTACTTCCGGTAGTCTGCACAGCGCTGTTGTTGACGATAGCGCCGCTATTTCGATTTTTTCAAACGGCCATTCCCATGTTTGTCGCGCGTATATCCTACACCTGGTATTTATGGCATTGGCCTATTGTGGTACTTTGCACTTATTTTGCTTTAGATCAACAGCTAGAACAACGTCTGCTGTTTTTTCTACTGTCTTTTTTTGCGAGTTGTATGGCCTATTTTTTGATCGAAAAGCCCTTTTTCTTTCGTCGATCGTCGGTGATGATTGCCGGACTGCTGCTTGTCGGTATGTTGACCTTCGCTGGTACGCAGGTATCGCTAAAAAACATGGTTCCCGAAGGCAATCTGTATTCGCTGGCCGAATTTCAACGAACGTATACGCTGCATGACGCACCTCGGCAGTATAATTTTAACAAAGGACATTTGCTGGCCAACGAACCTTTTGAGGCGTTTGATAAAAAGCAATTATCGCAATTTTCGGACAGCGGCAAGCATTACCTTTTGCTGGGCGATTGCCATGCCGGTATGTATTCTTTAACATTAAGGAAGCTTGCAGAAAACCATCGGGTGCAGCTGCTACAAGCAACGGCAGACGAAACATTTCCTGTTTTGGGCATCCGGTCTGCTTTTGACGGTCCAACCGCATTGATGAACTACATGTATACAACCTATCTGCCCGCTCATGTACATAAGATCGATAAGGTTATTATTGCCGCAAATTATGCCGGATATAGTAAAAAGCAGCTAATGAGCTACTTTAGCCAAATTAAGCATTTTTTTGATCGTTACGGCGTGCCGGTGGTTTACATTGGACAAACGGAGAGCTATCGCATTGAGTTTCCTGTGGTCGCCGTGCTGGAAAAACGTTTTGCTATCGATCGGCATAAATATCTTGATCCAACTCGTTTTTATGTGAATGAATTTTTAAAGAAAAGTAATATAGCCCCTAGCTATATTGACGTATACAACCTGCCTACAATCACCGCATTCGATGCTGATGCGTCCTATTTCTATGATGCCGACCATCTCTCTTCATTCGGGACGGCGCAATACGCGGATCTCTTAGAGAAACGTATCTTTTTAGAAAGTAACTAA
- a CDS encoding START-like domain-containing protein: MEQKVEIHLEYIINSSPRILFPYIQEPNALSQWFADDVNYKDGIYEFIWDDEVNRAKLVASKENKSVRFKWIDDDPYYFEIEIIQDELTNDVALAITDYVKQDNLDDRKKIWTNSIGYLQSVIGA, translated from the coding sequence ATGGAACAAAAGGTTGAAATTCATTTAGAATACATCATAAATTCATCGCCCCGAATTTTATTCCCCTATATTCAGGAGCCTAATGCTTTGTCCCAATGGTTTGCCGATGATGTCAATTATAAAGACGGAATCTATGAATTTATTTGGGATGACGAGGTAAATCGTGCCAAACTTGTAGCAAGCAAAGAAAACAAATCAGTACGTTTTAAATGGATCGACGACGACCCGTATTATTTCGAAATCGAAATAATTCAAGATGAACTTACGAACGATGTCGCCCTCGCCATCACCGACTACGTCAAACAAGACAATTTAGACGATCGAAAAAAAATATGGACTAATTCAATTGGCTACTTACAGAGTGTTATTGGAGCATAA
- a CDS encoding organic hydroperoxide resistance protein: MKTLYSIGATAKGGRNGQVSSDNGVLDLAVRMPKGLGGANDDYANPEMLFAAGYAACFDSALNLVIKQTKVAAGETSVTAQVGIGQIENGGFALTVALHANIPDVSLEVAQSLIEKAHAVCPYSNATRNNIDVKLTVSND; this comes from the coding sequence ATGAAAACATTATATAGCATCGGAGCTACCGCAAAAGGTGGTCGAAACGGACAAGTAAGTAGTGATAATGGTGTACTGGATTTAGCGGTAAGGATGCCTAAAGGACTTGGTGGCGCCAATGATGATTATGCAAATCCAGAAATGCTTTTTGCGGCAGGTTACGCAGCATGTTTCGATAGTGCACTGAATCTTGTTATCAAACAAACGAAAGTAGCTGCCGGCGAAACTAGTGTAACAGCGCAAGTAGGTATTGGCCAAATTGAAAACGGTGGATTTGCCTTGACGGTTGCGCTGCATGCTAATATTCCAGATGTCAGTCTCGAGGTCGCGCAGAGCCTTATAGAAAAAGCCCATGCGGTTTGTCCGTATTCCAATGCTACACGAAATAATATTGATGTAAAGCTAACCGTTAGCAACGATTAG
- a CDS encoding C40 family peptidase: MKASIMIVFQFMALTVSSITSVKTSAADEMLYSKKEAILPPENKEQELITFAKKLMGIKYIYGAASPARGFDCSGFVYYVFSKFSVKLPRSSAAIGEVGEHVSLGNAKAGDIILFTGTNPAKRSIGHVGIVVSNDSSQGLRFIHASSGKAQAVTETMLEGSYKRRFMKIVRVIS, translated from the coding sequence ATGAAAGCAAGTATAATGATCGTTTTTCAATTTATGGCGCTTACAGTAAGCTCCATAACTTCCGTAAAAACAAGTGCAGCGGATGAGATGCTTTACAGTAAAAAGGAAGCAATCCTGCCTCCTGAAAATAAAGAGCAAGAACTCATTACTTTTGCAAAGAAGCTAATGGGCATAAAGTATATCTACGGTGCCGCTAGTCCGGCTCGAGGGTTTGACTGTTCCGGTTTCGTGTACTATGTTTTCAGTAAGTTTTCCGTTAAACTACCGCGAAGTTCGGCCGCAATAGGAGAGGTTGGTGAACATGTTTCATTGGGCAATGCCAAAGCAGGCGATATTATTTTGTTTACCGGTACAAATCCCGCCAAGCGCAGCATAGGTCATGTCGGCATTGTCGTTTCCAACGACTCCAGCCAAGGATTACGCTTTATACACGCCAGTTCCGGCAAAGCACAAGCTGTAACAGAAACGATGTTGGAAGGGAGCTATAAACGACGGTTTATGAAGATTGTGCGCGTGATCTCGTAA
- a CDS encoding LptF/LptG family permease, whose translation MKKIHLLILQAFIRPFMVCFCIVMFVLLMLFLFKYIDDLIGKGFEWYVLMELIGYQCAVQLSMALPLSMLLSSIMTFGNLGESYELVAIKAAGYSLRKAMTPLIFLVTLFAAGSFLFSDYILPVVNLKMGSLLWDVRNKKADFLIKPGIFNSSIPGYSIRAKNKSENGTVLYNLMIYDHRAGNAANNVLLAKEGFMQNSADNNYMILRLKDGIRYEESRTKNAKRYDPRQQFTRFRFKETETKFDMEAFQMKRTDESLFKTHHSMLNLKQLKLYTDSNRLQLDSISKGVFTEAKNYVTYLSPYYHDQKEKPLAVKKFTNFLTDVVPADQRRSVIGNALGQLQQMNNVFEMKEAEYKIFVEKDIRYHIEFHRKFTLAVSCLLLFAIGAPLGAIIRKGGLGLPVVVAIIFFLIYHIISTMAEKAAKDGSLDPILGMWMAIIVLSPLAMFLTYKSATDSSLFDIEQYKLQVERAWKWVTGRFKKKLQH comes from the coding sequence ATGAAGAAGATACATTTACTTATTTTACAAGCATTTATTAGACCGTTCATGGTATGTTTTTGTATCGTGATGTTCGTGCTATTGATGCTTTTTTTATTTAAGTATATCGACGACCTCATTGGAAAAGGTTTTGAATGGTACGTATTGATGGAACTTATTGGCTACCAATGTGCGGTTCAGCTTTCGATGGCCTTGCCCCTATCCATGCTATTGTCTTCCATCATGACCTTTGGTAATCTTGGTGAAAGTTACGAACTCGTTGCGATCAAGGCGGCAGGTTACTCCTTGCGCAAAGCCATGACGCCATTGATATTCTTAGTCACGCTTTTTGCGGCCGGCTCCTTTCTGTTTTCCGATTACATCCTTCCCGTGGTGAACCTTAAAATGGGCTCACTTTTGTGGGATGTGCGCAATAAAAAAGCCGACTTCCTAATCAAACCCGGAATCTTTAACAGCTCGATACCGGGCTACTCGATTCGTGCAAAAAATAAGAGCGAAAATGGCACCGTACTTTACAACCTGATGATCTACGACCATCGGGCAGGCAATGCGGCAAACAACGTCTTGTTGGCAAAAGAAGGCTTTATGCAAAACTCTGCCGACAATAATTACATGATTTTGCGATTGAAAGATGGCATTCGTTATGAAGAGTCGCGTACAAAAAATGCCAAACGCTACGATCCGCGACAGCAGTTTACGCGCTTTAGGTTTAAAGAAACAGAAACCAAGTTTGATATGGAAGCATTTCAAATGAAGCGGACAGACGAAAGCTTGTTTAAAACGCACCATTCGATGCTGAACTTAAAACAGTTGAAACTGTATACGGATTCCAACCGTCTGCAATTGGATAGCATATCGAAAGGCGTCTTTACAGAGGCCAAGAACTACGTGACCTACCTTTCCCCCTATTACCATGACCAAAAGGAAAAACCGCTCGCTGTCAAAAAGTTTACTAACTTCCTGACCGATGTTGTACCTGCAGACCAACGAAGATCGGTCATTGGTAACGCGCTTGGACAGCTGCAGCAAATGAATAACGTGTTTGAAATGAAGGAAGCAGAATACAAAATATTTGTAGAAAAAGACATTCGCTACCATATAGAGTTTCACCGCAAATTTACGTTGGCTGTATCCTGTTTACTACTTTTCGCTATTGGTGCACCATTGGGAGCCATTATCCGTAAAGGCGGGCTAGGTCTTCCGGTAGTTGTTGCAATCATCTTTTTCCTGATCTACCATATTATCTCAACGATGGCCGAAAAAGCAGCAAAAGATGGCAGCCTCGATCCGATATTGGGTATGTGGATGGCGATTATTGTATTGAGCCCGCTAGCCATGTTTTTAACGTACAAATCAGCAACAGATTCCTCGTTATTTGATATCGAACAATACAAACTCCAGGTAGAACGCGCCTGGAAATGGGTAACAGGCAGATTCAAAAAGAAGTTGCAGCATTAA
- a CDS encoding pentapeptide repeat-containing protein, protein MPQEYMQDQTFSKVSFQQHDIRGNEYDNCIFDNCILNQANLSDCKFMDCTFRNCDLSLAVLARTSFQEVHFSHCKMMGMAFSACSSFALNFSFDNCYLQHSSFSKMKLKGMSFKHCQLQEVDFSAADLSAGLFEQCNMERTVFQQTNLEKADLQTSFNYHIDPENNRLKKAKFSIWGLEGLLVKYDITISK, encoded by the coding sequence ATGCCACAGGAATACATGCAAGATCAGACATTCAGCAAAGTTAGTTTTCAGCAACACGATATTCGGGGAAATGAATATGACAACTGTATTTTTGACAACTGCATTTTAAACCAAGCAAATCTTAGCGATTGTAAATTCATGGACTGCACGTTTCGAAATTGCGACCTTAGTTTGGCCGTGTTGGCGCGCACCAGCTTTCAGGAGGTACATTTTAGTCATTGCAAAATGATGGGCATGGCCTTCAGCGCTTGCAGCAGTTTCGCGTTAAACTTTTCGTTTGATAATTGCTATCTGCAGCACAGTAGTTTTTCGAAAATGAAGCTCAAGGGGATGAGTTTTAAGCATTGCCAATTGCAAGAGGTAGACTTTTCCGCGGCAGATCTCAGTGCTGGTTTATTTGAACAATGCAATATGGAACGAACCGTTTTTCAACAGACGAACCTGGAAAAAGCAGATTTGCAAACTTCTTTCAATTATCATATCGACCCGGAAAACAATCGGCTTAAAAAAGCAAAGTTTTCGATCTGGGGCCTGGAAGGATTATTAGTTAAGTACGATATTACCATCAGTAAATAA
- a CDS encoding CopD family protein, which yields MAGLFYMPRLFIYHTEAKQKSLEEYKVLHAQFVPMERRLWWVITTPAMYIMIASAVTMLYLSPGLLTQGWMHVKLAFVGVLLFYHFKSQHIMKQLAEERCTWKSSQLRLWNELSTVVLFAIVFLVIFRSAVDWVYGVLGLVGLAVLLMILIKLYKRYRKSKGEKID from the coding sequence ATGGCGGGGTTATTTTACATGCCTCGCTTATTTATTTATCATACGGAAGCCAAGCAAAAGTCTTTGGAAGAATACAAGGTGCTGCACGCGCAATTTGTTCCGATGGAGCGTCGTTTATGGTGGGTGATCACTACCCCGGCCATGTATATCATGATTGCTTCGGCCGTCACGATGTTATATCTTTCTCCTGGCTTGTTAACTCAGGGATGGATGCATGTCAAGCTGGCCTTCGTGGGCGTATTGTTATTTTATCACTTTAAATCGCAGCACATCATGAAGCAGCTCGCTGAGGAACGTTGCACGTGGAAATCTTCGCAGTTGCGGCTTTGGAATGAGCTGTCTACGGTGGTGCTTTTTGCGATTGTGTTTCTAGTCATCTTCCGCTCGGCGGTAGATTGGGTGTATGGTGTGTTAGGATTAGTAGGCTTGGCCGTTTTGTTGATGATCTTGATCAAATTATATAAACGTTATAGAAAATCAAAGGGAGAAAAAATAGATTAA
- a CDS encoding bifunctional 3,4-dihydroxy-2-butanone-4-phosphate synthase/GTP cyclohydrolase II, producing MNIKLNTIEEAIADIKAGKVIIVVDDEDRENEGDFVTAARNATPEVINFMATHGRGLVCAPLTQERCIELNLDLMVGQNTAVYETNFTVSVDLQGYGCTTGISASDRSKTIKALIDPNIRPEELGRPGHIFPLIAKDGGVLRRTGHTEASVDLARLAGFEPAGVLVEILKEDGEMARLPDLIEVAKRFDLKIVSIKDLIEYRLKHDSLIQEEETVNMPTQWGDFKLKAFTQKNTGEQHLALYKGEWDENEPLLVRVHSSCITGDIFGSCRCDCGPQLHKSMQMIQEEGKGIVVYMNQEGRGIGLINKLHAYKLQEQGVDTVDANLQLGFKADLRDYGVGAQILRHMGVGKMRLMSNNPTKRAGLVGYGLEVVENVAIEIEANPYNENYLKTKRDRMGHSIMKDL from the coding sequence ATGAATATAAAATTAAATACGATCGAGGAAGCGATTGCCGATATTAAAGCCGGCAAGGTTATTATCGTTGTGGACGATGAAGATCGCGAAAATGAAGGCGACTTCGTCACCGCCGCTCGCAATGCAACACCCGAAGTCATCAATTTTATGGCGACCCACGGTCGCGGTTTAGTTTGCGCACCACTAACGCAAGAGCGCTGTATCGAATTGAACCTGGACCTGATGGTCGGGCAAAATACGGCCGTATATGAAACTAACTTCACCGTTTCTGTGGATTTACAAGGATACGGCTGTACGACAGGTATCTCAGCGTCGGATAGATCTAAAACAATAAAAGCCTTAATCGATCCAAACATTCGTCCGGAAGAACTTGGCAGACCTGGTCATATTTTTCCACTCATTGCAAAAGATGGTGGTGTGTTACGCCGCACTGGGCATACCGAGGCTTCGGTAGACTTGGCGCGTCTAGCAGGTTTTGAACCGGCAGGTGTTTTGGTCGAGATCTTAAAAGAAGACGGTGAAATGGCCAGACTTCCTGATTTGATAGAAGTCGCTAAGCGTTTTGACCTTAAAATCGTCAGCATTAAAGATCTTATTGAATATCGCTTAAAACATGATTCGCTGATTCAGGAAGAAGAGACGGTCAACATGCCAACGCAGTGGGGCGATTTTAAGTTAAAAGCATTTACCCAAAAAAATACCGGCGAGCAACATTTAGCGCTATATAAAGGCGAATGGGACGAGAACGAGCCGTTACTCGTGCGCGTGCACAGCTCGTGCATTACGGGCGACATCTTCGGTTCTTGTCGATGCGATTGCGGACCGCAATTGCACAAATCGATGCAAATGATACAGGAGGAAGGTAAAGGTATCGTGGTTTACATGAATCAGGAAGGTCGCGGCATCGGACTGATCAACAAATTGCATGCTTATAAATTGCAAGAGCAGGGCGTCGACACGGTGGATGCGAACTTGCAACTTGGATTCAAAGCCGACTTACGCGATTATGGCGTAGGCGCACAGATATTACGCCACATGGGCGTAGGCAAAATGCGCTTAATGTCTAACAACCCAACAAAACGTGCCGGATTAGTCGGATATGGATTGGAAGTTGTCGAAAATGTTGCCATTGAAATCGAAGCTAATCCGTACAATGAAAATTATTTAAAAACGAAACGAGATCGCATGGGGCATTCAATTATGAAAGACCTGTAG
- a CDS encoding nucleotidyl transferase AbiEii/AbiGii toxin family protein: MPIDYLHNHKDFTGLLRIIEDETGIAAGLVEKDYWIMHMLYGLKLQGFQFELKGGTSLSKGYGLIDRFSEDIDIHIKPGEEFGINENPNNAKPKNVAARKAFYDSLAETISIFGITSIERDKGFDDEKAYRSGGIRLYYDNVVDKITVLKDGILLEAGFDTVTPNKEITISSWAYERAAKSNIAVIDNRAVNIACYHPGYTLVEKLQTIATKYRQEREGHGDRPNFMRQYYDVYCLLSSEEVLQFIGTAEYHEHKKRRFPAVDFKIPIGENQAFLLSDTTVRNDYRKRYQETSGLYYKGQPDFDVMLEAIKIHFEKL, encoded by the coding sequence ATGCCTATTGATTATCTTCACAACCACAAGGATTTTACGGGTCTTTTAAGGATCATTGAAGACGAAACGGGCATCGCTGCCGGACTGGTGGAGAAAGATTACTGGATCATGCATATGCTATACGGTTTAAAGCTCCAAGGTTTTCAATTTGAACTTAAAGGCGGCACTTCCTTGTCAAAGGGTTACGGTTTAATCGATCGTTTTTCCGAAGACATCGATATTCACATTAAACCGGGCGAAGAGTTTGGTATCAATGAGAATCCTAATAATGCAAAGCCTAAAAACGTTGCAGCTAGAAAAGCATTTTATGATAGCTTGGCAGAAACTATCTCCATTTTCGGGATAACGAGTATTGAACGCGATAAGGGTTTTGACGACGAGAAAGCTTACCGTAGTGGCGGAATTCGGCTATATTATGATAATGTTGTAGATAAGATTACCGTTTTAAAAGATGGAATTCTACTCGAAGCAGGATTTGACACCGTAACACCTAATAAGGAAATTACGATCAGTTCTTGGGCTTATGAAAGAGCTGCAAAATCCAATATTGCTGTCATTGACAACCGTGCTGTAAATATAGCCTGCTATCATCCAGGGTATACGTTGGTCGAAAAGCTACAAACAATAGCAACGAAATATCGGCAGGAAAGAGAAGGTCACGGCGATCGACCTAATTTTATGCGACAGTATTACGATGTGTATTGTCTTTTGTCTAGTGAAGAGGTGCTACAGTTTATTGGAACAGCGGAATATCATGAGCATAAAAAACGAAGATTTCCGGCGGTAGATTTTAAGATCCCTATAGGGGAAAACCAAGCTTTTCTACTTAGTGATACAACGGTCAGAAATGATTATCGTAAGCGGTATCAGGAAACTTCCGGTCTTTATTATAAAGGGCAACCAGATTTCGATGTTATGCTGGAAGCGATAAAAATTCATTTCGAAAAGCTTTAA
- a CDS encoding thiol-disulfide oxidoreductase DCC family protein, giving the protein MQKATIFQEILLRDHAEAIILFDGVCNFCNSTINFLIDHDPKRKLRYMSLQSALAIALQEELGSKLDSVVCITADGIFVRSDAVLKIAQLLPYPYRLLTAGKLIPKRWRDNLYDAIAKRRYQWFGKSEFCRIPTAKERMLFIETSKEESC; this is encoded by the coding sequence ATGCAAAAAGCCACAATCTTTCAGGAAATCTTGCTCAGGGATCATGCAGAAGCCATTATTCTTTTTGATGGCGTATGTAATTTTTGCAATAGCACGATTAACTTCTTGATTGATCACGACCCGAAAAGGAAATTGCGGTACATGTCTCTGCAGTCGGCGCTAGCAATAGCGCTTCAAGAAGAGCTTGGCAGCAAATTGGATTCCGTAGTTTGCATTACGGCGGACGGCATATTTGTACGATCAGACGCTGTTTTGAAGATTGCCCAACTTCTCCCTTATCCGTACCGACTGCTTACGGCAGGCAAGCTAATACCCAAGCGATGGCGCGATAATCTTTACGATGCGATCGCGAAAAGAAGGTATCAATGGTTTGGAAAATCAGAGTTTTGTCGCATCCCGACAGCGAAAGAGCGTATGCTATTTATTGAAACTAGTAAAGAAGAAAGCTGTTAA